From a single Fulvivirga ulvae genomic region:
- a CDS encoding L,D-transpeptidase family protein, giving the protein MTKPAQTILTLIYICFALFSCSNKSEFEIKNDKIRSLIKIGSDSINARAYFPDKDVRNYLHGEFDDFYKDREYNLAWLNFDEPEKQADELLEALDTAPEHGLKPENYDTKKIETLLNSIYDIESHKERRKKWRKKLIKNKKFKQKIREEDTLRFKDIAQLDFLLTASYLTYGSHLLSGRIDPNEKEEWFAPRRKKDLSEHLAKAIRKNDIKESLQELAPSHRQYTLLRNYLIHFRKSLNNKAPEVGQPLQINDVGSEVIKAKKRLTAWKAIDLDMKDSLVYDQSTTEAVKRFQAFNGLEETGNIDPQTLDLLNKPLSYWINKIETNMERMRWLHQDFGDRYILVNIPAYELKVVHKNEAVINMKVIVGTNYKKTPVFSDTLEYVVFNPDWTVPTEIAIEEMLPRIKEEKDYLSSRNLQLYDGWSENAEQLKQKDVDWEDIDSTNWTFRIVEAPGPENSLGRVKFMMPNSQFIYLHDTPAHYLFSKKERNFSHGCIRLEKPLELAAYVLDCDLSKINKYLALKETQSVVLDQEIPVHIVYWSAWVDERGMINFREDIYNHDRVHQKKIRLKENIIANLHNGA; this is encoded by the coding sequence ATGACAAAACCTGCGCAAACCATTCTTACTCTGATTTATATATGCTTCGCTTTATTTTCGTGCTCTAACAAATCAGAATTTGAGATTAAGAATGACAAAATAAGGTCATTGATCAAAATTGGAAGTGATTCCATCAATGCCAGAGCTTATTTTCCTGACAAAGATGTGAGGAACTACCTACACGGTGAGTTCGATGACTTCTACAAAGACCGTGAATACAACCTTGCCTGGCTCAATTTCGATGAGCCTGAAAAACAAGCAGATGAATTACTGGAAGCTCTGGATACAGCACCTGAGCATGGCCTAAAACCTGAAAATTATGATACAAAAAAAATCGAAACACTGCTAAACTCTATTTACGATATTGAAAGCCACAAAGAGCGGCGTAAAAAATGGCGCAAGAAGCTTATTAAAAACAAAAAGTTTAAACAGAAAATACGTGAGGAGGATACCTTACGGTTTAAAGACATCGCGCAGCTGGACTTCTTGCTTACTGCTTCATATCTCACTTACGGTTCACACCTGCTATCCGGAAGGATAGACCCTAATGAAAAAGAAGAATGGTTTGCTCCAAGACGCAAAAAAGATTTGTCAGAGCATCTCGCAAAGGCGATAAGAAAAAATGATATTAAGGAGTCGTTACAAGAGCTGGCACCTTCTCATAGGCAATATACATTGTTGCGCAATTATCTCATACATTTCCGCAAATCATTAAATAATAAGGCTCCTGAAGTAGGACAACCCCTTCAGATTAATGACGTTGGTTCTGAAGTTATTAAGGCCAAAAAACGCCTAACCGCTTGGAAGGCAATAGATTTGGACATGAAGGACTCGCTCGTTTATGACCAAAGTACCACTGAGGCCGTTAAGCGTTTTCAGGCGTTTAACGGCCTGGAAGAAACCGGCAATATTGACCCGCAAACTCTGGACCTTCTGAACAAGCCTCTCTCCTACTGGATAAATAAAATAGAAACCAACATGGAAAGAATGCGTTGGCTTCATCAGGATTTTGGTGATCGTTATATATTGGTCAATATACCGGCATATGAGCTGAAAGTAGTGCATAAAAATGAGGCGGTAATTAATATGAAGGTCATAGTAGGCACCAACTATAAAAAGACACCTGTATTCAGTGATACGCTGGAGTATGTGGTGTTTAACCCTGATTGGACTGTACCCACTGAAATCGCGATAGAAGAAATGCTTCCACGGATTAAAGAAGAGAAGGATTATCTCTCGAGCCGAAATCTACAGTTATATGATGGCTGGTCCGAAAATGCAGAGCAACTAAAGCAAAAAGACGTGGATTGGGAGGATATAGACAGTACAAACTGGACATTCCGCATCGTAGAGGCTCCGGGGCCAGAAAATTCCCTGGGCCGGGTAAAATTCATGATGCCCAACAGCCAATTTATTTATTTACATGATACGCCTGCTCATTATTTGTTTTCCAAAAAAGAAAGAAACTTTAGTCATGGCTGCATACGGTTAGAAAAACCACTCGAACTGGCCGCATATGTGTTGGACTGTGATCTAAGTAAAATAAATAAGTATCTAGCTCTTAAAGAAACTCAAAGTGTAGTTCTTGACCAGGAAATACCCGTCCACATTGTGTATTGGTCAGCATGGGTGGATGAACGCGGCATGATAAACTTCAGGGAGGATATTTACAATCACGACCGCGTCCATCAAAAGAAAATAAGGCTCAAGGAAAATATAATTGCCAATCTCCACAACGGGGCTTAA
- a CDS encoding S41 family peptidase codes for MTLRNRKLKIWSAGTLIILVALSFSNPSDRYFEIAKNLDIFATLFKEVNALYVDEVNPNKVIKTGIDAMLASLDPYTNYIPEDDIEDFRTQSTGQYGGIGAITSRLNGKIKVVMLMEGYSAEKNGLRIGDEVIKINDIDVRELSREETSDLMKGQANTPVSLTVLRYGSTAPITLDFKREKVKISNVPYYGMVSTDIGYVKLTEFTMQAGKEVRNAVDELKDKGAKKIILDVRGNPGGLLIEAVNITNVFLPKGQEVVSTKGKLTENNASYKTLNNPVDEEIPLVVLINSGSASASEIVAGTIQDYDRGVIIGQKSFGKGLVQITRPLSYNSQLKVTTAKYYTPSGRCIQALDYSFRNEDGSVGAVPDSIKMEFKTTNGRTVMDGGGIDPDITIEKESLSPIAQSLFIKGYIFDYATKYHFDHQSITEAKNFKLSEQEYQAFTDWLSDKDYSYTTQVEKKLEELTKNAKKEKYYEDIKERLSDVKTTLENSKKNDLTDFKSQIVTMLEDEITSRYYLEKGSVESTFDSDEDILAAIKVLNQPERYKQILGKQ; via the coding sequence ATGACCCTCCGAAACAGAAAACTAAAAATATGGAGCGCCGGAACTTTGATAATTCTTGTCGCTCTGTCATTTTCCAACCCCAGCGACCGCTACTTTGAAATAGCTAAAAATCTGGACATTTTCGCTACCCTGTTTAAGGAAGTAAATGCGCTTTACGTGGATGAAGTTAATCCTAACAAGGTAATAAAAACCGGCATAGATGCCATGTTGGCTTCTCTTGACCCATATACAAATTATATTCCGGAAGACGACATAGAGGATTTCAGAACGCAAAGTACCGGGCAGTATGGCGGTATAGGCGCTATTACCAGCCGGTTAAACGGAAAAATAAAAGTGGTAATGCTTATGGAGGGTTACTCCGCTGAAAAGAACGGATTAAGAATAGGTGATGAAGTAATTAAAATTAATGATATTGATGTCAGGGAGCTGTCAAGAGAAGAAACAAGCGACCTGATGAAAGGACAGGCTAATACTCCTGTGTCTTTAACCGTTTTGAGATATGGCAGCACTGCACCAATTACGCTGGACTTTAAGCGGGAAAAAGTGAAGATCAGCAACGTTCCTTATTATGGTATGGTCTCAACCGATATCGGATACGTTAAGCTTACCGAATTTACCATGCAGGCGGGCAAGGAAGTAAGAAATGCCGTTGATGAACTAAAAGATAAAGGAGCAAAAAAGATTATTCTGGATGTAAGGGGTAACCCTGGGGGTCTGTTGATCGAAGCCGTTAATATTACCAATGTGTTCTTACCTAAAGGACAGGAAGTAGTCTCAACCAAAGGCAAGCTTACAGAAAATAATGCCTCTTACAAAACCCTAAACAATCCTGTAGATGAGGAGATACCGTTGGTGGTACTGATTAATAGTGGAAGCGCCTCTGCTTCGGAGATTGTGGCAGGCACCATCCAGGACTATGACCGGGGAGTGATTATCGGCCAGAAATCTTTTGGAAAAGGACTTGTTCAGATCACCAGACCTCTTTCTTATAACTCACAGTTGAAAGTGACCACCGCTAAATACTATACACCTAGTGGCAGGTGTATACAGGCCCTTGACTATTCATTCAGAAACGAAGATGGCAGTGTTGGTGCCGTTCCTGATTCCATAAAAATGGAATTTAAAACCACCAATGGAAGGACCGTTATGGACGGAGGTGGTATAGATCCTGATATCACCATTGAGAAAGAGTCATTGTCTCCGATTGCGCAGTCTCTGTTTATCAAAGGTTACATTTTTGACTATGCCACCAAGTATCATTTTGATCATCAGTCCATTACAGAAGCTAAGAATTTCAAGCTGTCTGAGCAGGAATACCAGGCTTTTACAGACTGGCTGTCAGATAAAGATTATAGCTACACTACTCAGGTTGAGAAAAAGCTTGAAGAACTAACCAAAAACGCAAAAAAAGAAAAGTACTATGAGGATATCAAAGAAAGGTTGTCTGATGTAAAAACCACATTGGAAAACAGCAAAAAAAATGACCTGACAGACTTTAAAAGCCAAATTGTAACCATGCTTGAGGATGAAATCACTTCAAGGTATTATCTTGAAAAGGGCTCGGTGGAATCAACATTTGATAGCGATGAAGACATCCTGGCGGCCATTAAAGTTCTTAACCAACCTGAGAGGTATAAACAAATTCTAGGAAAACAATAG
- the can gene encoding carbonate dehydratase — MEKSYNRLIEGNKKWVEEKLNLDPTYFKNLAKGQSPEFLWIGCSDSRVPANEITGTESGEIFVHRNVANMVVHTDLNFLSVLQYAVQVLKVKHIIVCGHYGCGGVLTAMSKTNAGLVSNWLRNIKDVYQKHSKILDAIEDDTERANKLVEFNVIEQASNLARTSFVQDAWLERDLHVHAWVYGLDSGTIKELGVTIKGVEDLEEIYRYDFKQLVNS, encoded by the coding sequence ATGGAAAAATCATACAACAGGCTTATAGAAGGTAACAAGAAATGGGTTGAGGAAAAACTAAACCTGGACCCTACTTATTTTAAAAATCTGGCTAAAGGACAAAGTCCTGAATTCTTATGGATCGGGTGCTCTGATAGTCGGGTTCCTGCCAACGAAATCACCGGCACGGAGTCGGGTGAAATATTTGTGCACAGAAATGTTGCCAACATGGTTGTTCATACTGACCTGAACTTTCTTAGCGTACTTCAATATGCGGTACAGGTCCTAAAAGTTAAGCATATTATAGTATGTGGCCATTATGGTTGCGGTGGTGTACTTACTGCCATGTCTAAAACCAACGCAGGTCTGGTGAGTAACTGGTTAAGAAATATAAAAGATGTTTACCAAAAACATTCTAAAATATTGGATGCCATTGAAGATGATACCGAAAGGGCGAACAAACTGGTGGAGTTCAATGTGATAGAACAAGCTTCTAACCTGGCACGCACATCATTTGTACAGGATGCATGGCTCGAACGTGACCTTCATGTTCATGCGTGGGTATATGGCCTTGATTCCGGAACAATAAAGGAACTGGGAGTTACCATCAAAGGTGTTGAAGACCTGGAGGAGATTTACCGGTATGACTTCAAACAATTGGTAAATTCTTAA
- a CDS encoding SulP family inorganic anion transporter, with protein MTKKSIFSHPKSDFPAGLVVFLVALPLCLGIALASGAPLFSGLITGIVGGIIVGALSGSNVSVSGPAAGLTVIVLAAIESLGSFQAFLVAVVLAGVIQLLLGFLKAGIVSHYFPSSVIKGMLAAIGLILILKQIPHALGYDADFEGDDAFMQADGENTFSELINAVGALQPGAIIISVLALAVLIIWDRPKLKKITFFRIIPGGLIAVVLGIVLNQIYAVAAPDLALAQDHMVRLPVASGFSEFLGLFTTPDLSIITNPQVYIVALTIAIVASIETLLCIEATDKLDPQKRITSTNRELKAQGVGNILSGLIGGLPMTSVIVRSSANIDSGSKTKLSAIIHGVLLFITVIFIPNILNMIPLASLAAILLVVGYKLARISLFKSMYSLGWDQFVPFVITVLAILFTDLLRGIGIGMVFSIFYILRNNYRTAFHYNSEDNGKGQKINIRLAEEMTFLNKGSMLLTLRDIPEDSEVVIDGTHSKNIDHDVKEVIQNFLETAKHKNIKLTIKNIGQWKNHTTGL; from the coding sequence ATGACAAAAAAAAGTATTTTTTCACATCCGAAAAGTGACTTTCCGGCTGGGCTGGTGGTATTTCTGGTAGCATTACCTCTATGTTTGGGTATTGCTCTTGCTTCGGGAGCACCATTATTTTCAGGGTTAATTACAGGTATAGTTGGAGGTATAATAGTAGGAGCCTTAAGTGGTTCTAATGTTAGTGTTTCAGGCCCGGCAGCCGGTCTTACCGTTATAGTACTCGCAGCAATCGAGTCCCTGGGATCGTTCCAGGCATTTTTGGTTGCTGTTGTATTGGCAGGAGTCATACAATTATTGTTAGGCTTCTTGAAAGCAGGTATAGTAAGTCATTATTTTCCTTCATCAGTAATAAAAGGTATGCTGGCAGCTATAGGTCTGATACTTATACTGAAACAAATACCTCATGCACTTGGGTATGATGCCGATTTCGAGGGAGATGATGCCTTTATGCAGGCTGATGGAGAGAACACGTTTTCAGAACTTATAAATGCCGTAGGTGCCCTCCAGCCCGGTGCTATCATAATAAGTGTGCTGGCATTAGCTGTTTTAATTATATGGGACAGACCGAAGCTCAAGAAAATTACATTTTTCAGGATCATCCCTGGTGGACTGATCGCTGTTGTGCTCGGCATAGTTCTTAATCAAATTTACGCTGTCGCGGCACCTGACCTGGCGTTGGCCCAAGACCATATGGTTCGACTACCAGTAGCTTCCGGATTTTCCGAATTTCTGGGGCTTTTCACTACTCCTGACCTTTCAATAATCACAAACCCTCAAGTGTATATAGTAGCTCTTACCATAGCTATTGTGGCGAGTATTGAGACACTGCTTTGTATTGAAGCAACGGATAAACTGGACCCTCAGAAAAGGATAACTTCTACAAACAGGGAGTTAAAAGCACAAGGTGTTGGAAATATACTTAGTGGTCTGATAGGTGGTCTACCTATGACCTCTGTTATTGTCAGAAGTTCAGCTAACATAGATTCAGGTTCCAAAACGAAATTATCAGCCATTATTCATGGTGTTTTGTTATTCATTACAGTAATTTTTATACCAAACATCCTGAATATGATACCTCTGGCATCACTGGCAGCCATATTACTGGTAGTTGGTTATAAACTTGCCAGAATATCTTTATTCAAAAGCATGTATTCACTGGGATGGGATCAATTCGTTCCGTTTGTAATTACGGTACTGGCCATTCTGTTTACCGACCTGCTGAGAGGTATAGGAATAGGTATGGTATTCTCCATATTTTATATTCTCAGGAATAACTACAGAACAGCATTTCATTACAATAGTGAAGACAACGGCAAAGGCCAAAAAATTAATATCCGCCTGGCCGAGGAAATGACCTTCCTAAACAAGGGCAGCATGTTATTGACACTAAGGGATATTCCTGAAGATTCAGAAGTAGTGATTGACGGAACACACTCTAAAAACATTGATCATGATGTAAAAGAAGTAATTCAGAATTTCTTAGAAACTGCTAAACATAAAAACATTAAATTAACAATAAAGAATATAGGACAATGGAAAAATCATACAACAGGCTTATAG
- a CDS encoding sulfite exporter TauE/SafE family protein — MSEFFGYLSAIVIGFTLGLIGGGGSILTVPALVYIIGVSPVLSTSYSLFVVGVSALVGSLNYMRKGLVSYQTAVVFAIPSFLAVYTTRKFVVPAVPDVIFSSERIIVSKDLAIMVLFALIMLMASISMIMSGRKELPKEMAGQEPVFNYPLILLEGALVGALTGLVGAGGGFLIIPALVLMAKLPMKLAVGTSLLIIAAKSLIGFVGDIEEQPIEWSFIIPFTAIAVAGIFIGSYVSRYVANERLKSWFGWFVLFMSFYILFKEVF; from the coding sequence ATGAGTGAATTTTTTGGATATTTATCCGCAATAGTTATAGGTTTTACATTAGGGCTAATCGGGGGTGGCGGTTCTATTTTAACAGTCCCCGCGCTTGTTTATATAATAGGGGTGAGCCCTGTACTGTCTACTTCTTATTCTCTTTTTGTAGTTGGCGTGTCTGCCCTGGTCGGATCTTTAAACTACATGAGGAAGGGGCTGGTGAGTTATCAAACGGCGGTGGTTTTTGCCATACCATCTTTTTTGGCGGTCTATACAACACGAAAATTTGTAGTACCGGCAGTACCTGATGTTATTTTTTCGTCAGAGCGTATTATTGTGAGTAAGGACCTCGCTATAATGGTGCTTTTTGCACTGATCATGCTCATGGCCTCCATCTCCATGATTATGTCAGGAAGAAAAGAACTACCTAAGGAAATGGCCGGTCAGGAGCCTGTTTTTAATTATCCCTTGATACTGCTTGAGGGTGCTTTGGTGGGCGCTCTTACAGGTTTAGTGGGCGCTGGTGGTGGCTTTCTGATCATTCCGGCGCTTGTATTAATGGCAAAATTACCCATGAAGCTGGCCGTGGGTACATCTTTGCTGATCATAGCTGCAAAATCATTGATAGGGTTTGTCGGGGATATTGAAGAGCAGCCTATCGAGTGGAGTTTTATTATTCCATTTACAGCAATAGCGGTTGCCGGAATATTTATCGGTTCTTATGTTTCAAGATATGTTGCAAATGAAAGGCTTAAGTCCTGGTTTGGCTGGTTTGTGCTGTTCATGTCCTTTTATATTCTTTTTAAGGAGGTATTTTAA